One Thermicanus aegyptius DSM 12793 DNA segment encodes these proteins:
- a CDS encoding spore germination protein, with protein sequence METRKKNPSSGFPIHKELEENIKILKQRLGFGVSFDFGVREMKLADREMAIFFLNGLTDNRTLVLILQVLSTLNRGDLSPQPFKELFQHYLTHVQVNLVKTIDEAADFILAGLFVLLVDGMDEGFVIDAREYPNRTPDEPDTERVVRGARDGFTESILVNTALTRRRIRDERLRIEMLRVGERSKMDVAILYLQDVADPGLVDLIRKKIRDIEVDGLPMAEKSIQEFVVGRGWNPFPLVRYTERPDVAATHILEGHVLIYVDTSPSVMITPTTFFHHVQHAEEYRQTPVTGAYIRWIRFLGIIASIFLLPLWYLYVKEPHLLPPEFSFIGPKKHGKVSLIVQLFLAEMGVDLMRMAAIHTPTPLATAMGLIAAVLIGDVAIKVGLFSPEVILYLSVAAIGLFSTPSYELSLANRLSRLFLIFMVYLFNAPGFLFGTLFFLLLLVTTRSLNTPYFWPFIPFNLKGIIHILVRMSLPLISTRPSIVHPQNGQKAGKG encoded by the coding sequence ATGGAAACGAGGAAGAAAAATCCCTCATCCGGATTTCCGATTCACAAAGAACTTGAGGAAAATATTAAAATTCTGAAGCAACGCCTTGGATTCGGCGTCTCATTTGATTTCGGAGTTCGGGAGATGAAATTGGCTGACCGGGAAATGGCCATTTTTTTTCTGAATGGGTTAACGGATAATAGAACGCTTGTCCTCATCCTGCAGGTCCTCTCTACCCTTAATCGAGGCGATCTCTCCCCTCAACCCTTTAAGGAACTGTTTCAACATTATTTAACCCATGTGCAAGTCAATTTGGTAAAAACCATCGATGAAGCGGCAGACTTTATTCTGGCGGGTCTCTTTGTCCTATTGGTGGATGGCATGGACGAGGGTTTCGTCATCGATGCCAGGGAGTATCCCAATCGAACTCCTGACGAACCGGACACGGAAAGGGTGGTTCGGGGAGCCAGGGACGGATTTACAGAAAGTATCTTGGTGAATACGGCCTTAACGAGAAGAAGAATACGGGATGAACGCCTGCGCATCGAAATGTTGAGGGTGGGGGAGCGCTCCAAAATGGATGTAGCGATTCTCTATCTGCAGGATGTAGCCGATCCGGGGCTGGTTGACCTAATTCGCAAAAAAATACGCGATATCGAAGTGGATGGGCTTCCCATGGCCGAAAAGTCGATCCAGGAATTCGTTGTGGGTAGGGGATGGAATCCATTCCCATTGGTTCGCTATACGGAACGGCCCGATGTGGCGGCCACCCACATATTAGAGGGGCATGTTTTAATTTATGTCGATACGTCGCCCAGTGTGATGATTACACCAACCACCTTTTTTCATCATGTGCAACATGCGGAAGAGTATCGTCAAACGCCTGTCACAGGAGCTTATATTCGCTGGATACGTTTTTTAGGGATTATCGCTTCCATCTTTCTTCTTCCCTTGTGGTATTTATACGTGAAAGAACCCCATCTTCTCCCCCCTGAGTTTTCTTTCATTGGGCCTAAAAAACATGGAAAAGTATCCCTTATTGTCCAACTATTCCTGGCGGAGATGGGGGTTGACCTGATGCGCATGGCGGCCATTCATACTCCAACTCCCCTCGCAACGGCCATGGGGTTAATCGCTGCCGTGTTAATTGGAGATGTCGCGATAAAGGTTGGCCTCTTTTCACCGGAGGTGATTCTTTACTTGTCGGTAGCCGCGATCGGCCTTTTTTCCACCCCTAGCTATGAACTTAGCCTGGCCAATCGCCTATCCCGTCTTTTCCTTATTTTCATGGTCTACCTCTTCAATGCACCCGGATTTTTGTTCGGAACGTTATTTTTTCTCCTCCTTCTCGTTACGACCCGTTCATTAAATACCCCGTACTTCTGGCCATTTATTCCCTTTAATTTAAAAGGGATAATCCATATCTTGGTACGCATGTCGTTGCCGTTGATCTCCACTCGCCCCAGTATCGTTCATCCACAAAACGGTCAAAAGGCCGGTAAAGGATGA
- a CDS encoding stage V sporulation protein AB, with protein sequence MQVLHELLMILIGISGGIVVGTGMVALLTVLDIVPRLAQLTQSYSSIRSYEWAITFGATCFTLFDFFPSLSSIPGIPIFLIPAGLGFGVFVGLLAAALTEVINVIPILAKRVRLEGEILLLLMAMALGKVIGSLLDWFFFYKPE encoded by the coding sequence ATGCAAGTACTACATGAACTGTTGATGATCCTCATTGGGATCAGTGGGGGAATCGTGGTGGGGACAGGGATGGTCGCCTTACTCACTGTTCTTGATATCGTCCCTCGGCTGGCACAGTTAACCCAGTCTTATTCCTCTATACGGTCATACGAATGGGCGATCACCTTTGGAGCCACCTGTTTTACCCTGTTTGATTTTTTTCCGAGCCTCTCTTCCATCCCAGGGATCCCTATTTTTCTCATCCCGGCGGGGTTAGGATTTGGTGTCTTTGTGGGGCTGCTTGCTGCAGCGCTAACCGAGGTGATTAACGTCATCCCCATTTTGGCAAAACGGGTCCGATTAGAGGGAGAAATCCTCCTCCTCCTCATGGCGATGGCTCTAGGGAAAGTGATCGGTTCGCTTCTCGATTGGTTCTTTTTTTATAAACCGGAGTAA
- a CDS encoding stage V sporulation protein AA, translating to MIGHAVYLRLRRKVTLTSSRKQVTLDDVAQIVAPSHVKTSLKGMTLQQITPADGNLFVIDAMTIIEEILKSFPDLMPHVIGDEETLVEVKEESGKKAPLWKVASVWLLLFLGSGLAIMNFHTDVSMGKVHERFYYLLTGKVNPHPYLLQIPYSVGIGIGMILFFNHLFRKRLNEEPSPLELEMYLYQENVEKFAKDHENRENRKGEDASTT from the coding sequence ATGATCGGCCACGCGGTTTATTTGCGGCTGCGAAGAAAGGTAACCCTCACTTCCTCAAGGAAACAAGTAACTTTGGATGATGTCGCCCAAATTGTGGCTCCTTCCCATGTAAAGACCTCCCTCAAAGGGATGACTCTCCAACAAATCACTCCGGCAGACGGGAATCTCTTCGTAATCGATGCCATGACGATCATTGAAGAAATTTTAAAATCCTTTCCGGATCTTATGCCCCATGTGATTGGCGACGAGGAAACCTTAGTTGAGGTGAAGGAGGAATCAGGGAAAAAAGCTCCCTTGTGGAAGGTTGCTTCTGTGTGGCTCCTACTCTTCCTAGGAAGCGGGTTAGCCATCATGAATTTTCATACGGATGTGAGCATGGGGAAGGTGCACGAGCGATTTTATTATCTGTTAACCGGAAAGGTAAACCCCCATCCTTATCTGCTCCAGATTCCCTATTCGGTCGGGATTGGGATAGGCATGATTCTCTTTTTTAATCATCTGTTCCGAAAGAGATTGAACGAAGAGCCCAGTCCGTTGGAGTTAGAGATGTATCTCTACCAAGAGAATGTGGAGAAGTTTGCAAAGGACCATGAGAACAGGGAGAATCGAAAAGGAGAAGATGCAAGTACTACATGA
- the sigF gene encoding RNA polymerase sporulation sigma factor SigF, which produces MELHPMSASPPSFSDQEVRELIKKSQEGDQEARDALVKANLRLVWSVVQRFLNRGYEADDLFQIGAIGLLKAVDKFDLSYEVKFSTYAVPMIIGEIQRFLRDDGSVKVSRSLKEMNHRIRRKRDDLAKELGRNPTIHEIAGALGITPDEVVLAHEASRTPTSIHETVYENDGDPITLMDQIAYDPEEKWFSNLTLRDVIERLSERERLIVYLRYYKDQTQSEVAERLGISQVQVSRLEKKILTMLRKQIDL; this is translated from the coding sequence ATGGAGCTTCATCCTATGAGTGCCAGTCCCCCTTCTTTTTCTGACCAAGAGGTTAGAGAATTGATTAAAAAGAGTCAGGAAGGGGATCAAGAAGCGAGAGATGCACTGGTAAAAGCAAACCTTCGCCTCGTTTGGTCTGTCGTCCAACGCTTTCTCAATCGTGGCTATGAAGCGGATGATTTATTTCAAATTGGCGCGATCGGTTTATTGAAAGCGGTCGATAAATTTGACCTGAGCTATGAGGTGAAATTCTCCACCTATGCTGTTCCCATGATCATTGGAGAAATTCAGCGCTTTTTAAGAGACGATGGTTCTGTAAAGGTGAGCCGATCTCTAAAGGAAATGAACCATCGAATCCGCAGAAAAAGGGATGATTTAGCGAAGGAGCTGGGCAGAAATCCCACGATCCATGAAATCGCCGGTGCGTTGGGAATTACTCCTGATGAAGTAGTCCTTGCCCACGAGGCGAGTCGGACACCCACCTCGATTCACGAAACGGTATATGAAAATGATGGGGATCCCATCACCTTAATGGACCAGATTGCCTATGATCCCGAAGAAAAATGGTTCTCCAATTTAACGTTGAGAGATGTGATTGAGCGGCTGTCGGAACGGGAAAGGCTCATCGTATATCTCCGATATTACAAGGACCAGACCCAGTCGGAAGTGGCGGAGCGGTTGGGGATTTCCCAAGTTCAGGTTTCCCGTTTAGAGAAAAAAATTTTAACTATGCTTCGAAAACAGATAGACCTTTAG
- the spoIIAB gene encoding anti-sigma F factor has product MTSNYMELKFPSLSENEALARVSVAALVAQVDPTLEELNEIKTVVSEAVTNAIIHGYEEKRDGIIVVRVQLDERQLVIEVEDFGVGIPNLEEARQPLYTTKPELERSGMGFTIIENFMDHVEITTEVGKGTKIKMVKNLSNQTILS; this is encoded by the coding sequence ATGACCTCCAATTACATGGAGCTTAAATTCCCTAGTCTTAGCGAAAATGAGGCGTTGGCGAGGGTTAGCGTCGCCGCTTTGGTGGCCCAGGTGGACCCTACCCTTGAAGAACTAAATGAGATAAAGACGGTCGTTTCCGAAGCCGTAACCAATGCGATCATTCACGGTTATGAAGAAAAACGGGATGGAATCATCGTCGTCCGGGTCCAATTGGATGAAAGGCAACTCGTCATAGAAGTGGAGGATTTCGGTGTTGGGATTCCAAACCTTGAAGAAGCCAGACAGCCTCTCTACACCACGAAACCGGAATTAGAACGATCCGGAATGGGTTTTACCATCATCGAAAATTTTATGGATCATGTCGAGATTACCACCGAGGTAGGGAAAGGGACGAAGATAAAAATGGTGAAGAACCTGTCAAATCAGACGATTTTGAGTTAG
- the spoIIAA gene encoding anti-sigma F factor antagonist: protein MSLQVEILERDKVFVVRLKGELDHHTANDLRQTLGEKIERHGFTHLILNLRDLTFMDSSGLGVLMGRYKQISAKKGEMFVCSMNPTIYRILELAGLFKILTVKETEEEVLASLGVTL, encoded by the coding sequence ATGAGCCTTCAGGTTGAAATTCTTGAACGTGATAAGGTTTTTGTCGTTCGCTTAAAGGGGGAGCTGGATCATCATACGGCGAACGATCTTCGCCAAACGCTGGGGGAAAAAATTGAACGCCATGGCTTTACCCATCTCATTTTAAATCTTCGGGACTTAACCTTTATGGATAGTTCCGGATTAGGTGTCCTCATGGGAAGGTATAAACAGATCTCCGCCAAAAAAGGTGAGATGTTCGTCTGTTCCATGAACCCCACCATTTATCGGATTTTAGAATTAGCCGGATTGTTTAAGATTTTAACGGTAAAAGAAACGGAAGAAGAGGTACTCGCTTCGCTGGGGGTGACCTTATGA
- a CDS encoding D-alanyl-D-alanine carboxypeptidase family protein yields MKRALIMMFCTLIIMLFLPQTGFAEETVDLAPHAKSALLMDVDTGTIIYSKNPDVKLPPASITKIMTMLLVMEAIEKGSISLNDKVRASEYAASMGGSQIFLEPGEEMSVQDLLKGVAVASGNDAAVALAEYIAGTEEEFVKRMNQKAKELGMNNTHFQNSNGLPAPDHFTTARDIAIMSRELLRYDKITKYTSIYQDYLRKESKNPFWLVNTNRLVRFYPGMDGLKTGYTDEAKFCLSATAKRGNLRLVAVVLGEPNAKLRNAETVKLLDYAFSQYTLHVLYPKDAEVAKVRIDKGSPNQVSAVTSFQVGILTKRGVKAEDYQKQISLTPQLKAPLQKGEVIGKLKVTREGTVVGEVDLVLKEDSKRIHFGEMYMRVFHTLLSF; encoded by the coding sequence ATGAAACGAGCGCTCATTATGATGTTCTGCACACTTATCATCATGCTCTTTCTTCCCCAAACCGGTTTCGCTGAAGAAACCGTCGACCTTGCTCCCCATGCAAAATCGGCTCTTCTCATGGATGTGGATACGGGCACCATCATTTACAGCAAAAATCCGGACGTAAAATTGCCTCCTGCGAGTATCACCAAGATCATGACGATGCTCCTCGTGATGGAGGCCATCGAGAAAGGAAGCATCTCTCTCAACGATAAAGTGAGAGCAAGCGAATATGCAGCCTCGATGGGGGGATCCCAAATCTTTTTAGAACCGGGAGAAGAAATGTCGGTTCAGGATTTACTTAAAGGAGTGGCGGTCGCTTCGGGTAATGATGCGGCGGTTGCCTTGGCGGAATATATTGCCGGTACCGAAGAAGAATTTGTTAAGAGAATGAACCAAAAAGCAAAAGAATTAGGAATGAATAACACCCATTTTCAGAACTCGAATGGCCTTCCGGCACCGGATCATTTCACTACTGCCAGGGATATCGCCATCATGAGCAGAGAACTTCTCCGGTATGATAAGATCACTAAATATACGAGCATATATCAAGACTACCTGCGAAAGGAGAGCAAGAACCCTTTTTGGCTCGTCAATACGAATCGGCTCGTCCGTTTTTATCCGGGAATGGACGGATTAAAAACAGGTTACACCGATGAAGCGAAATTCTGCTTGTCTGCGACCGCCAAGAGGGGAAATCTTCGTCTTGTTGCAGTGGTACTTGGTGAGCCCAATGCGAAATTGCGAAACGCCGAAACGGTAAAACTCCTCGATTACGCCTTTTCCCAATATACCTTACACGTCCTTTATCCCAAGGATGCGGAGGTGGCGAAGGTAAGAATCGATAAAGGAAGCCCAAACCAAGTTTCGGCCGTTACATCCTTTCAGGTTGGAATCCTGACAAAAAGGGGAGTAAAGGCGGAGGATTACCAAAAGCAAATTTCTTTAACTCCTCAACTGAAAGCACCCCTGCAAAAAGGGGAGGTGATCGGTAAGCTTAAAGTGACAAGGGAAGGAACGGTGGTGGGAGAGGTCGATCTCGTCTTAAAAGAAGATAGCAAGAGAATTCATTTCGGCGAAATGTATATGCGGGTTTTCCATACTTTACTTTCCTTTTAA
- a CDS encoding pyrimidine-nucleoside phosphorylase, producing the protein MRMIDLIEKKREGYPLTAEEIRFFVEGVTKESIPDYQISALLMAIYFQGMNEEETALLTSYMANSGETVDLRPIPGKKVDKHSTGGVGDKISLIVGPLVASMGVPVAKMSGRGLGHTGGTLDKLESIPGFRISLSRDEFIQTVKEVGLSIVGQTGNLVPADKKLYALRDVTATVESIPLIASSVMSKKLASGADAILLDVKVGSGAFMKKEEDARRLAEWMVKIGNRLGKKTVAVLTNMDQPLGFEVGNGNEIKEVIQVLKGETIPDLREISLTLASHMAVLGEAFTDLEQARLSVEKSLDTGEALEYFRRFIEAQGGDPSIIEDPEKLPTASYHTEVFAERNGYITKINAEKVGLTAMRLGAGREKKEDQIDHAAGVTLRKKIGNPVRRGEPLGILHSNRKPDRETLALFQSSFQIEEKSPEPSPFVYGVIE; encoded by the coding sequence ATGCGAATGATCGATCTGATTGAAAAAAAGAGAGAAGGTTATCCCTTGACGGCAGAAGAAATCCGGTTTTTTGTCGAAGGGGTAACGAAAGAGAGCATTCCTGATTATCAAATCTCGGCACTCCTCATGGCCATCTATTTCCAAGGAATGAACGAAGAAGAGACGGCTCTTCTCACTTCATACATGGCCAATTCGGGGGAGACGGTTGATTTACGTCCAATACCGGGCAAGAAGGTGGATAAACATTCTACAGGGGGTGTAGGCGATAAGATCAGCTTAATTGTTGGCCCTCTGGTCGCCTCGATGGGGGTTCCTGTCGCTAAAATGTCGGGGCGGGGTTTGGGGCATACGGGGGGAACCCTTGATAAATTAGAATCGATCCCCGGTTTTCGCATTTCGCTATCCAGGGACGAGTTTATCCAAACCGTTAAGGAAGTGGGGCTCTCCATCGTTGGACAAACAGGGAATCTCGTCCCTGCAGATAAGAAATTATATGCTCTCCGGGACGTGACCGCCACCGTCGAGTCCATCCCCCTCATTGCGAGCTCCGTCATGAGCAAAAAGCTGGCTTCCGGAGCGGATGCCATCCTTCTCGATGTAAAAGTAGGGAGCGGGGCGTTTATGAAAAAAGAGGAGGATGCCCGTCGCTTAGCCGAGTGGATGGTTAAGATCGGAAATCGCCTGGGTAAGAAGACGGTGGCGGTCTTAACCAATATGGATCAGCCTTTAGGTTTTGAAGTGGGAAATGGGAACGAAATCAAAGAGGTGATCCAGGTTTTAAAAGGGGAAACGATTCCGGACTTAAGGGAGATCTCGCTCACATTGGCTTCTCATATGGCGGTCCTTGGAGAAGCATTTACAGATCTTGAACAGGCTCGCCTCTCGGTAGAGAAATCCTTGGACACAGGAGAAGCATTGGAGTATTTCCGCCGCTTTATTGAAGCGCAGGGGGGAGATCCTTCGATCATTGAAGATCCGGAGAAGCTTCCCACCGCCTCTTACCATACCGAGGTGTTTGCCGAAAGAAATGGATACATCACAAAGATCAATGCCGAGAAGGTGGGGCTCACTGCAATGCGTCTCGGTGCGGGACGGGAGAAAAAAGAGGATCAAATCGATCATGCCGCCGGGGTAACATTGAGGAAAAAAATAGGGAATCCGGTGAGAAGGGGCGAACCCCTTGGAATTCTCCATTCGAATCGAAAGCCGGACAGAGAAACGCTCGCATTATTTCAGTCGTCTTTTCAAATCGAAGAAAAGAGCCCTGAACCGTCTCCTTTTGTTTACGGTGTCATCGAATAA
- a CDS encoding phosphopentomutase → MRFSRIFCIVLDSVGIGALPDAKEYGDEGVNTLGHIASEVGLSLPHLARLGLGNIAPIEGIPPVSTPAAHFGKMAEASVGKDTTTGHWELMGLKVEIPFKTYPNGFPKELIQQFEKETGRKVIGNKPASGTVIIEELGKEQLKTGAWIVYTSADSVFQIAAHEEVIPLEELYRGCEIARRLTLQPEFAVARVIARPYIGQPGSFQRTPHRRDFSVKPPQPTVMNRLLVGGYAVLSIGKISDIFAGEGISESIHTTSNQDGVNATLKAMEKDFEGFSFTNLVDFDSKYGHRRDPLGYKKALEEFDARLPELLDGLHPGDLLIITADHGNDPTHSGTDHTREYVPILLYHKGIEKGENMGIRSTFSDVAATIADNFNIERPDHGESFLHQL, encoded by the coding sequence ATGCGTTTTTCAAGGATTTTTTGTATCGTTTTAGATAGTGTGGGAATCGGGGCTCTTCCCGATGCGAAGGAGTATGGAGATGAAGGGGTCAATACGCTGGGGCACATAGCAAGCGAGGTGGGACTCTCTCTTCCTCATTTGGCCCGTTTAGGATTGGGAAATATTGCACCCATTGAGGGAATCCCTCCCGTTTCCACTCCCGCAGCCCACTTTGGAAAGATGGCTGAAGCATCGGTAGGAAAAGATACCACAACCGGACATTGGGAATTGATGGGCCTTAAAGTGGAAATTCCTTTTAAGACCTACCCGAATGGGTTTCCAAAGGAACTGATCCAACAATTTGAGAAGGAGACGGGAAGAAAGGTAATCGGCAATAAGCCGGCTTCGGGAACCGTCATCATCGAGGAGCTGGGAAAAGAACAGCTTAAGACGGGAGCCTGGATCGTTTATACATCGGCGGACAGCGTTTTTCAGATTGCCGCCCATGAAGAAGTAATCCCCCTGGAGGAGCTTTACCGGGGTTGCGAGATCGCGAGACGTTTGACCCTTCAACCAGAATTTGCGGTGGCAAGGGTGATCGCTCGTCCCTATATAGGTCAACCCGGCTCTTTTCAAAGAACACCCCATCGCAGGGATTTTTCCGTCAAACCCCCTCAACCTACGGTAATGAATCGTTTGCTGGTTGGGGGCTATGCAGTTCTCTCCATTGGAAAAATCTCAGACATCTTTGCTGGTGAAGGAATTTCCGAAAGCATACACACCACCTCCAACCAAGATGGAGTGAATGCGACCCTGAAAGCAATGGAAAAGGATTTTGAAGGTTTCAGTTTTACAAATCTGGTCGATTTCGATTCCAAATATGGACACCGCAGGGATCCGTTAGGGTATAAAAAAGCATTGGAGGAATTTGATGCCCGTCTGCCTGAACTCTTGGATGGACTTCATCCAGGTGATCTTTTGATCATCACGGCAGACCATGGAAATGATCCCACCCATTCGGGGACGGACCATACCCGGGAATATGTGCCTATCCTTCTCTATCACAAAGGGATAGAAAAAGGAGAAAATATGGGAATACGATCCACCTTTTCCGATGTGGCGGCCACAATAGCCGACAATTTCAACATAGAAAGGCCCGACCATGGGGAAAGTTTCCTCCATCAACTTTAG
- the xerD gene encoding site-specific tyrosine recombinase XerD, producing the protein MNELTQCLKSFIDSLAIEKGLAMNTLISYERDLTSYIHFLNERRIRYAEETNRGEILAYLQKLQKEKKAPATISRNLTALRSFYQYLYREKILENDPSANLDTPKIARRLPKTLSMREVETLLEQPKGVEPSSLRDKAMLEVLYASGIRVSELISLKKTDINLNLGFIRCMGKGSKERIIPLGSKAITALEQYLAKGWVKLAKGKETDHLFLNHLGGGLTRQGFWKIMKKYALHAGISKPITPHTLRHSFATHLLENGADLRAVQEMLGHADISTTQIYTHVTPSRLKEVYNKTHPRA; encoded by the coding sequence ATGAACGAGTTAACCCAGTGTTTAAAATCATTCATAGATTCCTTAGCCATTGAGAAAGGCTTGGCTATGAATACGCTGATCTCTTACGAGAGGGACTTGACCTCCTATATCCATTTTCTCAATGAACGCCGGATTCGATATGCAGAAGAGACTAACCGCGGGGAGATCCTCGCTTATTTGCAAAAACTTCAAAAAGAGAAAAAGGCACCCGCCACCATCTCCAGGAACCTGACCGCTCTTCGTTCCTTTTATCAATACCTCTATCGGGAAAAGATCCTGGAGAATGACCCTTCGGCTAATCTGGACACGCCAAAGATCGCACGGAGGCTCCCAAAAACCCTCTCCATGCGGGAAGTGGAAACTCTTTTGGAGCAGCCTAAAGGGGTAGAACCCTCTTCACTGCGGGATAAGGCGATGTTGGAAGTTTTATATGCATCGGGGATCCGCGTCTCCGAGTTAATCTCTTTAAAGAAGACCGACATTAATTTAAATCTTGGTTTTATCCGCTGTATGGGTAAAGGTTCAAAGGAGCGGATCATTCCTTTAGGTTCGAAGGCCATAACGGCTTTGGAACAATATCTAGCCAAGGGATGGGTGAAATTGGCTAAGGGGAAGGAGACCGATCATCTTTTCTTAAACCACCTCGGTGGAGGACTGACAAGACAGGGATTCTGGAAAATCATGAAGAAATATGCTTTGCATGCGGGGATATCAAAGCCCATCACTCCCCATACGTTGCGACATTCGTTTGCCACCCACCTGCTGGAAAATGGCGCCGATTTGCGGGCGGTTCAAGAGATGCTGGGCCATGCCGATATCTCGACGACCCAAATTTACACCCACGTTACGCCAAGTCGTTTAAAAGAGGTGTACAATAAGACGCACCCGCGGGCATAA
- a CDS encoding DUF4227 family protein produces the protein MIISLKKWMEFLLLLIIFSLLTFIFYHLIRWGLEQITPHFQFQRPDGSSIEVISPVVYQRNEEDLHTILFNFWGNGE, from the coding sequence ATGATTATTTCTTTAAAAAAGTGGATGGAATTCCTCCTTTTGCTGATCATTTTTTCCCTACTCACTTTTATCTTTTATCATCTGATCCGTTGGGGATTGGAGCAAATTACCCCTCATTTTCAATTTCAACGTCCGGACGGAAGTTCCATTGAAGTGATTTCTCCGGTCGTTTATCAAAGGAATGAGGAGGATTTGCACACCATTCTTTTTAACTTCTGGGGAAATGGGGAATAA
- the ald gene encoding alanine dehydrogenase: MIVGIPKEIKDNENRVAITPAGVVQLVKENHQVLIETMAGAGSGFSDEDYKAAGAQILENASDIWETAEMVIKVKEPLPSEYQYFREGLILFTYLHLAPEPELTKALMEKKVAAIAYETIQLPNGSLPLLTPMSEVAGKMAVQIGAQLLEKPYGGKGILLGGVPGVPPAHVVILGGGTVGTNAAKVALGMGARVTIIDLNPERLAYLDDIFAGRLTTLMSNTYNIGQAVAEADLFIGAVLVPGTRTPKLVSEEMVKKMSPGSVIVDVAIDQGGSIETIDRVTTHSNPTYVKYDVVHYAVANIPGAVPRTSTLALTNVTIPYAVQIASKGLRRALEENVPLAKGVNVYQGVVTYKGVADSLGLPYQPLQQLL, from the coding sequence ATGATCGTCGGAATTCCAAAGGAGATTAAGGACAATGAGAATCGGGTAGCCATCACTCCCGCCGGGGTGGTTCAATTGGTAAAGGAGAACCATCAAGTATTGATTGAAACCATGGCCGGAGCAGGAAGCGGATTTTCCGATGAGGATTATAAAGCAGCCGGAGCACAGATTTTGGAAAACGCAAGCGATATCTGGGAAACGGCTGAAATGGTGATTAAGGTAAAAGAACCCCTGCCGAGTGAATATCAATACTTTCGCGAGGGCTTAATTCTTTTTACATATCTTCATCTTGCTCCGGAGCCGGAGTTGACCAAAGCTTTAATGGAAAAGAAAGTCGCGGCGATCGCATATGAAACCATTCAGCTTCCCAATGGCTCCCTCCCTTTACTCACCCCGATGAGTGAAGTGGCCGGCAAAATGGCCGTCCAGATTGGGGCCCAATTATTGGAAAAACCTTACGGCGGCAAAGGAATTCTATTAGGTGGCGTTCCGGGTGTTCCTCCGGCCCATGTGGTGATCCTCGGGGGAGGAACCGTAGGGACCAATGCGGCGAAGGTTGCCTTAGGGATGGGGGCGAGGGTAACCATCATCGATCTAAATCCGGAACGCCTTGCCTATTTGGACGATATTTTTGCAGGGAGGCTCACCACCCTGATGTCCAATACCTATAATATCGGACAAGCAGTGGCGGAAGCGGATCTTTTCATCGGGGCCGTTCTCGTACCAGGAACCCGCACGCCAAAATTGGTAAGCGAGGAGATGGTGAAGAAAATGTCCCCCGGTTCCGTCATTGTCGATGTCGCCATCGACCAAGGGGGATCCATTGAGACCATCGACCGGGTAACGACGCATAGCAACCCAACCTATGTGAAATATGATGTGGTTCATTACGCCGTGGCCAATATCCCCGGGGCGGTTCCAAGAACCTCTACCCTTGCCCTCACGAATGTGACCATCCCCTATGCGGTTCAAATTGCCTCAAAGGGATTAAGAAGGGCTCTGGAAGAAAATGTTCCTCTGGCAAAAGGGGTAAATGTATACCAGGGTGTGGTAACGTACAAAGGGGTGGCTGATTCATTGGGGCTCCCTTATCAGCCTTTACAACAACTTCTTTAA
- a CDS encoding Fur family transcriptional regulator, whose translation MEEERIERIKQILHAHNYKLTPQREATVRILLENIEDHLSAEDVFLALKDRAPDIGLATVYRTLELLSDLRIIHKINFGDGVTRYDFRSESAQHHHHHLLCVHCGKVQEIEEDYLGEVEKKIEETFHFSIIDHRLTFHGVCSECQKKQSESPEKEMKENQKLPVE comes from the coding sequence ATGGAAGAAGAGAGAATTGAACGGATCAAACAGATTTTACATGCCCATAATTATAAATTAACCCCGCAAAGGGAAGCGACGGTTCGTATCTTATTAGAGAATATTGAAGATCATCTCAGCGCGGAAGATGTTTTTTTAGCCTTAAAAGATCGGGCTCCTGATATCGGCTTAGCCACCGTCTATCGTACGTTGGAATTGCTGAGCGATCTACGCATCATCCATAAAATTAACTTTGGTGATGGGGTAACCCGTTACGACTTTCGCTCCGAGAGCGCCCAGCATCATCACCATCATCTTCTATGTGTACATTGTGGAAAGGTCCAAGAGATTGAGGAAGATTATCTGGGGGAAGTGGAGAAGAAGATCGAAGAGACATTTCATTTTTCCATTATTGATCACCGTTTAACTTTTCACGGAGTTTGTTCGGAATGCCAAAAAAAACAAAGTGAAAGTCCTGAGAAAGAAATGAAGGAAAATCAAAAGCTTCCGGTTGAATAA